A genome region from Clostridium sp. JN-9 includes the following:
- a CDS encoding type IV pilus twitching motility protein PilT, which produces MIILKQLLETTMKEKASDLHLTVGIPPVIRVNGTLTEISKEKLTPSDTERYAKEIFGQQYEAFEEIGEADTSFSVPGLGRFRANVFKQRGSIAIALRVVGLKVPNLNDLNFPPVIKDLTLKQRGLVLVTGPTGSGKSTTLAAMVNEINSTRAAHIITLEDPIEYLHKHNKSIINQREIGKDTKSYGSALRAVLREDPDVILVGEMRDLETISVALTAAETGHLVLSTLHTIGAAKTIDRIIDVFPPYQQQQIKIQLAAVLQGIISQQLLPREDEKGRIAVLEIMIITTAIQNMIREGKTHQIESSIQTGVKYGMKTMDMALADYHKKGIISYDTAISYAMDREMLSKLISL; this is translated from the coding sequence GTGATAATTTTAAAGCAGCTATTAGAAACAACTATGAAAGAAAAGGCTTCTGATTTGCATCTAACTGTTGGAATACCACCAGTTATAAGGGTTAATGGAACACTAACAGAAATTTCAAAGGAGAAGTTAACACCTTCAGATACAGAAAGGTATGCAAAAGAAATTTTTGGACAACAATATGAAGCCTTTGAAGAAATTGGGGAAGCAGATACTTCATTTTCTGTACCAGGACTTGGAAGATTCAGAGCCAATGTATTCAAGCAGAGAGGGAGCATTGCTATTGCCTTAAGAGTTGTTGGACTAAAAGTTCCAAATTTAAATGATCTAAACTTTCCTCCAGTTATTAAAGACTTAACTTTAAAACAAAGGGGATTAGTGCTTGTAACAGGACCCACTGGAAGTGGAAAAAGCACAACTCTTGCAGCAATGGTTAATGAAATCAATTCGACCAGGGCAGCACATATCATTACTCTTGAGGACCCAATTGAATATTTACATAAACATAATAAATCTATAATCAATCAAAGAGAAATAGGGAAGGATACTAAAAGTTATGGAAGTGCCTTAAGAGCTGTACTAAGAGAAGATCCGGATGTAATCCTTGTTGGTGAAATGAGGGATCTTGAAACAATTTCAGTTGCATTAACTGCAGCTGAAACAGGCCACTTAGTATTATCAACATTGCATACTATTGGGGCAGCTAAAACTATTGACAGAATAATAGATGTTTTCCCACCATATCAGCAGCAGCAGATTAAAATTCAGCTGGCTGCAGTTCTACAGGGAATTATTTCACAGCAGCTTCTTCCAAGGGAAGATGAAAAGGGAAGGATTGCTGTTTTAGAAATTATGATAATAACTACTGCCATTCAAAATATGATTCGGGAAGGAAAAACACATCAGATAGAATCTTCAATTCAAACTGGAGTTAAGTATGGCATGAAGACAATGGATATGGCACTAGCCGATTATCATAAAAAGGGAATTATTTCATATGATACTGCTATATCATATGCTATGGATAGAGAAATGCTTAGTAAGTTAATATCTTTATAA
- the ftsZ gene encoding cell division protein FtsZ: protein MLDFDVDVQQFAQIKVIGCGGGGNNAVNRMIKEGLKNVEFIAINTDKQALMLSQASQKIQIGDKLTKGLGAGANPEIGKKAAEESKDEISQAIKGADMVFITAGMGGGTGTGAAPIVAEIAKSMGILTVGVVTKPFPFEGRKRMLHAEMGIKNLKETVDTLVTIPNERLLSIVDKKTTLMDSFKLADDVLRQGVQGISDLITIPGLVNLDFADVRTIMTDRGLAHMGVGKGNGDNRAQEAAKQAISSPLLETSIVGATGVLLNITGGADLGLLEINEAAEVVQQAADPEANIIFGAVIDESLKDEIRITVIATGFEDEKTEHVTNNINLNEKDIVNRKEEAAMTSEKANFDEPDLEIPAFLRRQRK, encoded by the coding sequence GTGCTAGATTTTGATGTAGATGTCCAACAATTTGCTCAAATTAAAGTAATTGGTTGTGGCGGCGGAGGAAATAACGCTGTAAATAGAATGATTAAAGAAGGACTTAAAAATGTTGAATTTATTGCTATAAACACAGATAAGCAGGCATTAATGCTTTCGCAGGCTTCTCAAAAGATCCAAATTGGAGATAAATTAACAAAGGGATTAGGAGCAGGTGCAAATCCTGAAATTGGGAAAAAGGCTGCGGAAGAAAGCAAAGATGAGATTTCACAGGCAATAAAAGGTGCTGATATGGTGTTTATAACTGCAGGAATGGGAGGAGGAACTGGCACTGGTGCTGCTCCAATAGTTGCCGAAATTGCTAAATCAATGGGCATATTAACAGTTGGGGTAGTTACAAAACCATTCCCTTTTGAAGGCAGAAAAAGAATGCTTCATGCAGAAATGGGAATTAAAAATCTGAAGGAAACTGTGGATACATTGGTCACAATTCCCAATGAAAGGCTTTTAAGCATTGTTGATAAAAAGACAACTTTAATGGATTCTTTTAAACTGGCAGATGATGTTTTAAGACAGGGTGTTCAAGGCATCTCTGATCTTATTACCATTCCTGGTTTAGTAAATCTTGATTTTGCAGATGTAAGAACTATTATGACAGATAGAGGACTTGCACATATGGGTGTAGGTAAGGGAAATGGAGATAACAGAGCTCAGGAGGCTGCAAAGCAGGCTATATCAAGTCCTCTTTTGGAAACTTCAATTGTTGGTGCCACTGGAGTATTATTAAATATTACTGGTGGTGCAGACCTTGGACTTCTTGAAATTAACGAAGCTGCAGAAGTTGTCCAACAGGCTGCTGATCCAGAAGCCAATATAATATTTGGAGCTGTAATAGACGAAAGTTTAAAAGATGAAATCAGAATTACTGTCATAGCAACAGGATTTGAAGATGAAAAAACAGAGCATGTTACAAATAATATTAATTTAAATGAAAAAGATATTGTAAATAGAAAAGAAGAGGCTGCAATGACTTCAGAAAAGGCAAACTTTGATGAACCTGATTTAGAAATACCTGCATTTTTGAGAAGACAAAGAAAATAA
- the udk gene encoding uridine kinase produces the protein MVRPILIGITGGSGSGKSTIANEICSKFDEDYLAVIEQDSYYKDQSNLSLEERTKTNYDHPDAFDTPLLVKHLKSLLEGNCIEKPIYDFEIHNRKKETIKVKPREIIIVEGILILQEKEIRDLLDIKLYVDTDPDVRIIRRLVRDINERGRTVDTVINQYLNVVRPMHMQFIEPSKRYADIIIPEGGHNKVAIDIIVAKIKQILQRNE, from the coding sequence ATGGTACGTCCAATTTTAATAGGAATTACAGGAGGGTCAGGTTCAGGAAAGAGTACTATAGCAAATGAAATATGCAGTAAGTTTGATGAAGATTATCTGGCTGTAATTGAGCAGGATTCATATTATAAGGACCAAAGTAATTTGTCCTTGGAAGAAAGAACAAAAACTAACTATGATCATCCTGATGCATTTGATACTCCTTTATTGGTTAAACATCTAAAATCTCTTTTAGAGGGAAATTGTATTGAAAAGCCCATATATGATTTCGAGATACATAATAGAAAAAAAGAAACAATTAAGGTAAAACCAAGGGAAATTATCATTGTTGAAGGAATATTAATTCTTCAGGAAAAAGAAATCAGGGATTTGCTTGATATAAAATTATATGTAGATACAGACCCTGATGTAAGAATTATAAGAAGACTGGTAAGGGATATTAATGAAAGAGGAAGAACAGTTGATACAGTAATAAATCAATATTTAAATGTTGTAAGGCCAATGCATATGCAGTTTATAGAACCTTCAAAACGATATGCAGATATCATAATTCCTGAAGGAGGACATAACAAAGTTGCAATTGACATTATAGTTGCAAAGATAAAACAGATCCTTCAAAGAAATGAATAA
- the ftsA gene encoding cell division protein FtsA: MNEYIIGIDVGSSKICAAAGKFDKNGDIQIVGVTSIKCNGIKKGIVVDIDSTSESIKNCIFQLEGIIDYKIDEVFISLPVCISEIIDNKGVVAVSSEDREIKKSDVERVLKAAKIITVNSDKEIIGLIPEQYIVDGFDRIKDPIGMSGLRLEVDAKVILSQTTVINNLFKSINKADIKVRGIVYEPLALSEVLIEKEEKEIGTAIIDAGAETIDISIFKNGVIKFADAIPYGGNIITNDISVCLKLPFSEAEKIKLKYGDIKNDNNVSKSKISVKASYNNAIEIDQNLLIEIINARVEELLSIINNKIIQSGYKNEISGVTITGGAISFMTNIDILAEKILDKPVRIGVPHFVGSSNPMYSCGIGIVKEASESFKNSYLTNKSNEKKSKDVLNDEDMGEEEGKSGFLAKIKEFFTEFF, from the coding sequence ATGAATGAATATATAATCGGAATTGATGTTGGATCATCAAAAATCTGTGCAGCAGCAGGTAAATTTGATAAAAATGGAGATATTCAGATAGTTGGAGTTACTTCAATTAAATGTAATGGTATAAAAAAAGGAATAGTAGTAGATATTGATAGTACTTCTGAGTCAATTAAAAACTGTATTTTTCAGCTGGAAGGAATAATTGACTATAAAATAGATGAGGTATTTATTTCACTGCCTGTGTGTATTAGTGAAATAATAGACAATAAAGGCGTTGTTGCAGTTTCATCAGAAGATAGGGAGATTAAGAAAAGTGATGTAGAAAGAGTTTTGAAGGCTGCTAAAATTATCACAGTTAATTCTGATAAGGAAATAATTGGCTTGATTCCTGAACAATATATTGTCGACGGATTTGATAGAATTAAGGATCCTATTGGAATGAGCGGATTAAGGCTTGAAGTTGATGCCAAGGTAATTTTATCTCAAACTACAGTTATAAATAACTTATTTAAAAGTATAAATAAGGCAGATATAAAGGTAAGGGGTATCGTTTATGAACCTTTAGCATTATCTGAGGTACTTATTGAAAAGGAAGAAAAAGAAATAGGTACTGCCATTATTGATGCAGGTGCTGAAACCATTGATATTTCAATATTTAAAAATGGAGTAATTAAATTTGCAGATGCCATACCTTATGGAGGGAATATTATTACTAATGATATTTCCGTATGTTTAAAACTTCCCTTTTCTGAGGCGGAAAAAATAAAACTAAAGTATGGTGACATAAAAAACGATAATAATGTTAGTAAAAGTAAAATAAGTGTAAAAGCAAGTTATAATAATGCTATAGAAATTGATCAAAATTTATTAATTGAAATAATTAATGCCAGAGTAGAAGAACTTTTATCCATTATTAACAATAAAATTATCCAAAGCGGATATAAGAATGAAATATCAGGGGTTACTATTACAGGAGGAGCCATTTCATTTATGACCAATATTGATATATTGGCTGAAAAAATTTTAGACAAACCTGTAAGAATAGGAGTTCCACATTTTGTTGGATCTTCAAATCCTATGTATTCATGTGGCATTGGGATTGTAAAAGAAGCTTCCGAAAGCTTTAAAAATAGCTACTTAACTAACAAATCAAATGAAAAGAAAAGTAAAGATGTATTGAATGATGAAGACATGGGTGAAGAAGAAGGTAAAAGTGGATTTTTAGCAAAAATTAAGGAATTTTTTACTGAGTTTTTTTAA
- the aroE gene encoding shikimate dehydrogenase, with protein sequence MEHVGLLGKNISYSRSPEIHNKYYYEHGIQLDYKIFDVNYDNISNFVKNLRINKIVGFNVTIPYKTEIIKYLDDIDSSADIIGAVNTVLVTNEKLIGYNTDYYGFIKSLEISGFNVNSKTALIIGNGGSARCIFTALKDLNIKSIHVIARDTLKSKANLHGADIFLNLSDYQDGINLEPYDIVVNCTPIGGPNYIHDKLFNITKVNPDALVYDINYGNKESQLLSQARQKGAQVMNGSLMLKNQAVKAMNIWIDYLSERGK encoded by the coding sequence ATGGAACATGTAGGACTGCTTGGAAAAAACATATCTTATTCAAGATCTCCGGAAATACATAATAAATATTATTATGAACATGGAATTCAATTAGATTATAAAATATTTGATGTAAATTATGATAACATATCAAATTTTGTTAAAAATCTACGAATAAATAAAATAGTAGGATTTAATGTCACTATTCCATATAAAACGGAAATTATTAAGTATTTAGATGATATTGATTCATCTGCAGATATTATAGGTGCTGTTAACACTGTTTTGGTGACAAATGAAAAATTAATAGGATATAACACAGACTATTATGGATTTATTAAGAGTCTTGAGATTTCTGGATTCAATGTAAACAGCAAAACAGCATTGATTATTGGAAATGGTGGAAGTGCCAGATGTATTTTTACAGCACTTAAAGATTTAAATATAAAAAGTATCCATGTTATTGCAAGGGATACTTTAAAATCAAAGGCTAATTTACATGGTGCAGATATTTTTTTAAATTTAAGTGATTACCAGGATGGCATAAACCTGGAACCATATGATATTGTTGTAAATTGTACACCAATAGGAGGGCCCAATTATATACATGATAAGTTATTTAATATTACAAAAGTAAATCCAGATGCATTAGTATATGATATAAATTATGGCAATAAAGAATCACAATTACTCAGCCAGGCCAGACAAAAGGGCGCTCAAGTGATGAATGGTAGTTTAATGCTGAAGAATCAAGCTGTTAAGGCTATGAATATTTGGATTGACTACTTAAGCGAAAGGGGAAAATAA
- a CDS encoding glycosyltransferase family 2 protein → MNIVNLAIKYSSHLLTNIVYIITMYYLFISFFGIWKGRKTKNIRPQKSFALIVAAHNEEVVIADIVDSLKMLDYPKELYDIFVVADNCTDKTAYIARQKGALVYERTNKDKRGKGYALEWMFSKLFKLKKKYDAVAIFDADNLAHKNFLLEMNKKLCEGYKVVQGYLDSKNPKDTWITGSYSIAFWTCNRMFQLSRSNMGLSSQLGGTGFCIDTEMLKKLGWGATCLTEDLEFTCKLVLNGYKVGWAHDAIIYDEKPLTMSQSWWQRKRWMQGFADVSSRYFFKLIKKSIVSFSFIPLDCALYSIQPIVTILLGISSVISLGQYYIKTTHIIANINAGIPLISASMATLALVLVTIFQLVYTPFILVLEKKLNFKVFLYYIIYPIYAITWFPISIQGLLDKNKKEWNHTIHTRSVNVSDFEKVN, encoded by the coding sequence TTGAATATAGTAAATTTAGCTATAAAATACAGTTCGCATTTATTAACAAATATTGTTTATATTATTACCATGTATTATTTGTTTATCTCATTTTTTGGAATTTGGAAGGGCAGAAAGACAAAAAATATTAGACCCCAAAAGAGTTTTGCTTTGATAGTTGCAGCTCATAATGAAGAAGTTGTAATTGCTGATATAGTTGATAGTTTGAAAATGTTAGATTATCCAAAAGAACTTTATGATATTTTTGTTGTAGCAGATAATTGTACTGATAAAACTGCATATATAGCAAGACAAAAGGGCGCTCTGGTTTATGAAAGGACTAATAAGGATAAAAGGGGAAAGGGTTATGCACTTGAATGGATGTTTTCAAAACTTTTTAAATTAAAAAAGAAATATGATGCAGTGGCTATTTTTGATGCAGACAATTTAGCACATAAAAACTTTCTTTTAGAAATGAATAAAAAGTTATGCGAAGGATATAAAGTAGTTCAAGGTTATCTGGATAGTAAGAATCCAAAAGATACATGGATTACAGGCAGTTATTCTATTGCATTTTGGACATGTAATAGAATGTTTCAGCTTTCAAGAAGCAATATGGGTCTTTCCAGCCAGCTGGGTGGAACTGGATTTTGTATTGATACAGAAATGCTGAAAAAGTTAGGCTGGGGTGCAACATGTTTAACTGAGGATTTGGAATTTACCTGCAAACTTGTATTAAATGGTTATAAAGTTGGATGGGCTCATGATGCCATAATATATGATGAAAAGCCTCTCACAATGTCTCAGTCCTGGTGGCAGAGAAAAAGATGGATGCAGGGATTCGCAGATGTCTCCAGCAGATATTTTTTCAAACTTATAAAGAAATCCATAGTAAGTTTCAGTTTTATTCCATTAGATTGTGCATTATATAGCATTCAGCCTATAGTTACTATACTTTTAGGAATATCATCAGTAATAAGTCTGGGTCAGTATTATATTAAAACAACACATATTATTGCCAATATAAACGCAGGTATTCCACTTATAAGTGCAAGTATGGCCACTTTAGCATTAGTGCTGGTTACAATTTTTCAGCTGGTTTATACACCATTTATTTTAGTTTTAGAAAAAAAATTAAATTTCAAGGTGTTTTTGTACTATATTATTTATCCTATTTATGCAATAACCTGGTTTCCAATATCTATACAGGGGTTGTTAGATAAAAATAAAAAAGAGTGGAATCACACAATACATACAAGAAGCGTAAATGTTAGTGATTTTGAAAAGGTAAATTGA
- a CDS encoding U32 family peptidase: MNKPEILAPAGNLEKLKTAIDFGADAVYLGGNKLNLRAFADNFTDEELSEGVNYAHSRGKKVYVTINVFPHNEDLVGLEEYLKNLSALNVDAILVSDPGILMTAKEVVPEMELHLSTQANNVNWKSAQFWYKQGVKRIVLARELSLEEIKCIREKLPEDCEIEAFVHGSMCISYSGRCLLSNYMTGRDSNRGACAQPCRYKYYLMEEKRPGQYFPVVEDEKGTYIMNSKDLCMIEHIPELVKCGINSLKIEGRMKSAYYVASVVKAYRQALDSYFDNPEEYKFNEKWLTDLSKASHRQYHTGFYFGEKNKQIYETSSYIRDYDIVGIVKSFDNGVATIEQRNKIFEGDEVEVLRPQGDNFTVRLTNLKNKDHESIPSTPVAQMIYKADSEKTLLKNDLLIKSR, encoded by the coding sequence ATGAATAAACCTGAAATACTGGCTCCAGCAGGAAATCTAGAGAAATTGAAGACTGCCATTGATTTTGGAGCTGATGCAGTTTATTTAGGGGGAAATAAATTAAATTTAAGAGCTTTTGCAGACAATTTTACTGATGAAGAACTTTCTGAAGGAGTTAATTATGCTCATAGCAGGGGAAAAAAAGTATATGTAACAATTAACGTATTCCCTCATAATGAAGATTTAGTTGGACTGGAAGAATATCTTAAAAATCTATCTGCACTGAATGTAGATGCAATATTGGTTTCAGATCCAGGTATACTAATGACAGCAAAAGAAGTTGTGCCAGAAATGGAGCTTCATTTAAGCACTCAGGCTAATAATGTAAACTGGAAATCTGCACAGTTTTGGTATAAACAAGGAGTTAAAAGAATTGTCTTAGCCAGGGAATTATCACTTGAGGAGATTAAATGCATAAGAGAAAAATTACCCGAGGATTGTGAAATTGAAGCTTTTGTTCATGGTTCCATGTGCATTTCTTATTCTGGAAGATGTCTTCTTTCTAATTATATGACGGGAAGAGATTCAAACAGGGGTGCTTGTGCTCAGCCATGCAGATATAAATATTATTTAATGGAAGAAAAAAGGCCTGGTCAGTACTTCCCCGTAGTAGAAGATGAAAAGGGAACTTATATAATGAATTCAAAGGATTTATGTATGATAGAGCATATTCCTGAATTAGTTAAGTGTGGTATTAATTCACTTAAAATTGAAGGAAGAATGAAAAGTGCATATTATGTGGCATCAGTTGTGAAGGCATATAGGCAGGCTCTTGATTCTTACTTTGATAATCCAGAGGAATATAAGTTTAATGAGAAATGGCTTACAGATTTAAGTAAAGCCAGTCACAGGCAATATCATACAGGCTTTTACTTTGGAGAGAAAAATAAGCAGATATATGAAACCTCATCCTATATCAGAGATTATGATATAGTGGGAATTGTAAAAAGTTTTGATAATGGCGTTGCTACAATCGAGCAGAGAAATAAAATTTTTGAAGGCGATGAAGTAGAGGTACTTAGACCTCAGGGTGATAACTTTACTGTAAGACTTACTAATTTAAAAAATAAAGACCATGAATCTATTCCATCTACACCTGTGGCACAAATGATATATAAGGCAGACAGCGAAAAAACTTTATTGAAAAATGACTTGTTAATCAAGAGCAGATAA
- a CDS encoding penicillin-binding transpeptidase domain-containing protein: MYKSIIKRKLICILIILVCLLAFQIYRIFKFQYSETSKLSVIANSQYEYTENLSDINYNLFDANGKQLLNYNTIYDIVIVPNLFKDNFNDPMNEKLLTVMYILNNYNSTLGKYKDGFDLRDDIEKNQSIILKYEVNEETYNEIKKISGLKGMYAYKHIEVDRRYAWKIENVITNANTIKNGKTVNKDGNSLENLIQQKLKQNKFPQVTFQRKVDGEITEEQNIIPENNLNIRLTINKDIEDKIDEVLKDKKYSDYKNIGVLLVESNTGKIISINQKDNTQPNVIIGASTNHGLYPGSIFKVIVEEAGLDKKSINLAKSYTCNGIYEKDSHRFHGTLTPGEALSASCNDIFGQIGMEVGASNFYDNANNQGLFDKVLGLYDEQSGAIEEKEPKLEDKSIYKTAIGQGVRITPLEAVAIPNTVVNEGKYVKPYIIDGYVNNNNDMVQQCKTENKQVIEKATANELKAQMISVVKKGTGTEAAVKNVEVGGKTGSTERGDTSDGWFTGFFKIGEKYYSIVVICPEINKNTESASNTASPVFQQIVETVSPLLK, from the coding sequence TTGTATAAGAGTATAATTAAAAGAAAACTGATATGCATTTTAATAATTTTAGTTTGCCTGCTTGCTTTTCAAATATACAGAATATTTAAATTTCAGTACAGCGAAACAAGCAAATTATCTGTAATTGCAAATTCTCAGTATGAATATACGGAAAATTTGTCAGATATAAATTATAATTTGTTTGATGCTAATGGAAAGCAGCTTTTAAATTACAATACAATATATGACATTGTTATTGTACCAAATCTTTTTAAGGATAATTTTAATGATCCAATGAATGAAAAGTTACTTACTGTAATGTATATATTAAATAATTACAATTCAACTTTAGGAAAATATAAAGATGGTTTTGATTTAAGAGATGATATTGAAAAAAATCAAAGCATTATTTTAAAATACGAAGTAAATGAAGAAACCTACAACGAAATAAAAAAAATCAGCGGATTAAAGGGAATGTACGCCTACAAGCATATTGAGGTAGATAGAAGATATGCATGGAAAATAGAAAATGTAATTACAAATGCTAATACCATTAAAAACGGTAAAACTGTAAATAAGGATGGCAATAGTTTAGAGAATTTAATTCAGCAGAAATTAAAACAAAATAAATTTCCTCAAGTAACTTTTCAAAGAAAAGTTGATGGAGAAATTACAGAAGAACAAAATATTATCCCTGAAAATAATCTTAATATAAGGCTTACAATTAATAAAGATATAGAGGATAAGATTGATGAAGTACTTAAGGATAAAAAGTACTCAGATTATAAAAATATAGGTGTATTATTGGTAGAAAGCAATACTGGGAAAATAATATCCATTAATCAAAAGGATAATACTCAGCCTAATGTAATAATTGGGGCTAGTACTAATCATGGTTTATATCCAGGTTCAATATTTAAAGTCATTGTTGAAGAGGCAGGCCTTGACAAGAAAAGTATAAATCTGGCTAAATCCTATACATGCAATGGCATTTATGAAAAGGATTCCCACAGATTTCATGGTACTTTAACTCCAGGTGAGGCATTATCAGCATCCTGCAATGATATTTTCGGGCAGATAGGTATGGAAGTAGGGGCAAGTAACTTTTATGATAATGCCAATAATCAGGGATTATTTGATAAAGTTCTTGGATTATATGATGAACAAAGCGGTGCCATTGAGGAAAAAGAACCTAAGCTGGAGGATAAATCCATTTATAAAACAGCAATTGGTCAAGGAGTAAGAATTACTCCATTGGAGGCCGTTGCAATTCCAAATACAGTAGTAAACGAAGGAAAATATGTGAAGCCATATATTATTGATGGATATGTTAATAATAATAATGATATGGTTCAGCAATGCAAAACAGAAAACAAGCAGGTAATTGAAAAGGCTACAGCTAATGAATTAAAAGCTCAAATGATAAGTGTGGTAAAAAAGGGAACAGGAACAGAAGCTGCAGTTAAAAATGTTGAGGTAGGTGGAAAAACAGGATCAACTGAGAGAGGGGATACATCAGATGGCTGGTTTACAGGCTTTTTTAAAATTGGAGAAAAATATTACTCCATTGTGGTAATTTGCCCTGAAATAAATAAGAACACTGAAAGTGCTTCTAATACGGCTTCTCCAGTATTCCAGCAAATTGTAGAGACAGTTAGTCCATTATTAAAATAA
- the sigK gene encoding RNA polymerase sporulation sigma factor SigK, translated as MFTMECLFDVLSNVVFLTAYVTNNSSFPQPLDENEEKYYLIKLKEGDISAKNILIERNLRLVAHIVKKYSYPGKDVDDLISIGTVGLIKAIDSFDSSKGTRLATYAAKCIENEILMLIRNNKKTKGEVYLQDPIGVDKEGNEISLMDILSSDDDSIIEIVESKIQTKRLYNKIDSCLADREKSVIEMRYGLQDGKPKTQREIAKLLGISRSYVSRIEKRALKKLYKEMNNYSK; from the coding sequence GTGTTTACCATGGAATGCTTATTTGATGTATTAAGTAATGTAGTGTTTCTAACGGCATATGTAACAAATAATAGCTCATTTCCTCAGCCCTTAGATGAAAATGAAGAAAAATATTATTTAATAAAATTAAAAGAAGGGGATATTTCAGCTAAAAACATACTTATTGAAAGAAATTTAAGACTTGTTGCACATATTGTTAAAAAGTACTCTTACCCTGGGAAAGATGTAGATGATTTAATATCTATAGGAACTGTGGGTTTGATAAAAGCAATAGATTCTTTTGACAGTTCAAAAGGAACAAGGCTTGCTACCTATGCTGCAAAATGTATTGAAAATGAAATACTCATGCTCATAAGAAATAATAAAAAAACTAAAGGTGAGGTATATCTCCAGGATCCTATCGGAGTTGACAAAGAGGGCAATGAAATTTCTTTAATGGACATTCTGAGCAGTGATGATGATTCTATTATTGAAATAGTGGAAAGTAAAATCCAAACTAAAAGATTATATAATAAAATAGACAGCTGCTTAGCAGATAGAGAAAAAAGTGTAATTGAAATGAGATATGGACTTCAGGATGGAAAGCCTAAAACACAAAGAGAAATTGCTAAACTACTTGGAATATCCAGATCTTATGTTTCAAGGATAGAAAAAAGAGCTCTTAAAAAGCTATATAAGGAAATGAACAACTACAGTAAATAA
- the spoIIGA gene encoding sigma-E processing peptidase SpoIIGA: MIIYLDVILFENFIVDFFLLYITLQTIKLRPVIKYLIISSTLGSLYVLTLLIPGLKVLSGFAGKLAAGFIMTFIAVRKKDFFFLLKAYCIFIIYTMLLAGICTFNSSSEFANITVGVIYNFSYKKLMISIMIMYLIIHRTVTFIKDRKAMTNFIYTIDIQFNQNLKSVKAFLDTGNELREPVTNIPVIIAEQNVLNGIDTDNFSKYYIPYKLVDGNEGNLFGVKPSSIIVHMNGINNRVDGIIAVTSSKLSKSGDYNALLPRNII, encoded by the coding sequence TTGATTATATATTTAGATGTAATACTATTTGAAAATTTTATTGTTGATTTTTTTTTATTATATATCACGCTTCAGACAATAAAATTAAGGCCTGTAATAAAATATTTAATTATATCGTCCACACTAGGAAGCTTATATGTGCTTACCTTGCTAATACCAGGTTTAAAGGTACTTTCCGGATTTGCTGGAAAATTAGCAGCTGGTTTTATTATGACTTTTATTGCAGTAAGAAAAAAAGATTTTTTTTTTCTTTTAAAGGCATATTGCATTTTTATAATATATACAATGCTTCTTGCTGGAATCTGCACATTTAATTCTTCAAGTGAATTTGCAAATATAACCGTTGGAGTAATATATAACTTTTCCTATAAAAAATTGATGATTTCAATTATGATTATGTATTTAATAATTCACAGGACAGTTACTTTTATTAAAGACAGAAAAGCAATGACAAACTTTATATATACTATAGATATACAGTTTAATCAAAATTTAAAATCTGTAAAGGCATTTTTAGATACGGGAAATGAACTCCGTGAACCAGTTACCAATATACCGGTAATTATAGCTGAACAAAACGTGCTAAATGGCATAGATACTGATAACTTTTCAAAATATTATATACCTTATAAGCTGGTTGACGGAAATGAGGGAAATTTATTTGGAGTAAAGCCAAGTTCTATAATAGTTCATATGAATGGCATTAATAACAGAGTAGATGGAATAATTGCTGTTACAAGTTCAAAGCTGAGCAAAAGTGGTGATTATAATGCTCTGTTACCAAGAAATATAATTTAA